The sequence GACCCTCCAGATAGGCCCGCGACAGCAAGGCGGTGAGGTTGCGGTAGCCGGCGTGGTTCTGCACCAGCAAGGTGAGGCGGTCGGGCTCGCGGGGGTCGTCGGGATTGCGCACCCACAGGTCGGCGCCGACGATGGGTTTGATGCCGCCGGCCTCGGCGGCGCGGTAGAACTTGATGAGGGCGAACAGATTGGCCTGGTCGGTCAATGCCACCGCCGGCATGCCCAACTCGCGGCAGCGGGCGATCAAAGGCTTGATCCGCACCAGGCCGTCGCTGAGGGAATACTCGCTGTGGAGGCGCAGGTGGACGAAGGACGGGGCCATGTCAGTCACGCAGCGTTTCCTTGACGGGACGGAACGAACGCCGGTGCCAGGGGGACGGCCCGAGGTTCCGCAGCGCCTGGCGATGGGCCGCGGTGGGATAGCCCTTGTGGACGGCGATACCGTAACCGGGCACCAGACGGTCGAGCAACTGCATCTCGCGGTCGCGGGCTACCTTGGCCAGAATGGAGGCGGCGGCGATTTCCGGGACGCTGGCGTCCCCGCCGATCACGGTTTCCACCGGCATGGGCAAATCGGGGGCGTGGCGGCCGTCCACCTGGACCGCGGCCGGTCGCAGCGCCAGTCCGGCCACCGCCCGCCGCATCGCCAGCAGGCTGGCCTGGAGGATGTTGAGGCGGTCGATCTCCGAAGGCTCGGCCCGGGCCACGCACCAGGCCAGCGCCCGGGTTTCGATATCGCCCGCCAGGGCCTCGCGCCTTTTGGCCGTCAGCTTCTTGGAATCGGTCAACCCTGCGACGGGCCGGGCCGGATCGAGAATCACGGCAGCGGCGAACACCGCCCCTGCCAGACAGCCGCGCCCGACTTCGTCCACTCCGGCCCGATGGTCCATCGGCGTCAGTGTTCGGCTTCGGCCGCCGCGCACATGATCTCGGCGCTGGCGACGAATTCACCGTCCACTTCGGCGCGGCAGGCGAAAGCCCAGATGTTGCGCTTGTGGCGCAGATACTCCACCTGCAGCTGCAGCTGGTCCCCGGGCACCACCGGCCGTTTGAAGCGAGCCTTGTCCAAACCGACCAGGTAATAGATGAAATTCTTGCCGGCCAGGATGTCCGGCGCGCTTTCCGAGGCCAGAAGCCCTGTAGCCTGCGCCAGCGCCTCCATGATCAGCACCCCCGGCATGATCGGCTCGCCCGGGAAATGGCCCTGGAAGAAAGGCTCGTTGTAGGAAACGTTCTTGATCGCCACCAGGCGTTTGCCCGGTTCGCATTCGATGACCCGGTCCACCAGCAGGAAAGGATAGCGGTGGGGCAGGTAGCTCATGATCTTGTGGATGTCCAAAGGCCCGGTCTCCCTCGATTGGATTATTTCATCTTCGCCAGGCGTCGCTGCACCTTGTCGGTCACGTCCACGCGGTCGCTGGCGTAGACAACCCCGTCGGTCAGCAGGAGATCGTAGCCCTCCTCCTTGGCCAGGGATTTGATGGCCTCGAACACCTGCCGTTGCAGCTTGCCCAGCTCCTCGTTGCGGCGCAGATTGAAGTCCTCGCGGAATTCCTCCTGGGCGCGCTTGAGCTCCCGCTGTTTGGAGAGGATCTCCCGCTCCAGCTTGCGGCGCTCGGCATCGCTCATCACCGCCGCGTCGCGGGACATCTTTTCCTCCAATTTCTTCAGCTCCTTCTGCATCGCCACCAAGCGCTTATCGCGCGGGGCGAATTCCTTCTCCAGACGTTTTTTGGCCGCCTCCGCCTGGGGCGCCTGCTGCAGCACCCGGGCAACGTTGACGAAGCCGATCTTGATTTCCGCCGCCTGCGCCAACGAACTGACACTGAGCAACAGGGCGGTCAGGCCGCCGATCCAGATACGTCGCATCGTTTTACTCCTCAAAGATTGAAACATTCACACATCGTCAGAATCCGGCTCCGAAAGAGAACTGGAACACCTGCTCGTCATCCTGGCTTTTGGCGTTCAAAGGCTGGGCCAGGCTCACCTCCAGAGGGCCGAAGGGTGACAGCCACTGGGCCGAAATGCCCGCGGAATAACGCAGGTCCCCCGGCTTCAGACTGTCTTTGAACACGTTACCGGCATCGAAAAACACGCCCATGCGAAACGCGGAACTGAACTCCTCGCTCAGGAACGGCACCGGAAAGAACAGCTCCGCCCCACCGACGAGCTTGACGTTGCCGCCGAAGGGATTGTTGTTGGAATCCCGCGGACCCAAGGTGTTCTGGCGGAAGCCGCGCACCGATTTTACCCCACCGGCGAAGAAGTGTTCGAAGAAAGGCAGTTCGTCGGTGCCGCCGTAACCGTCGCCGTAGGCGAAATCCCCGTGCAGGGAGAAGATCAGATCCCGGGTCCAGGGGAAGAAATACCGCCCCCGGGCACGGATTTTATAGTATTCCAGATCGACGAAGGGCAGCGAGCCCAGCAGAGACAAGGAGTGACGACCGCCACGGGTAGGAAAAACCGCTTTGTCACGGGTATCGTGCACCCAGGTCATCCCCAGCGTCATGACGCCATAGGTCTCACCATGCTGTTCTATGAAATCGAGGATCTCGTCCGAAGTGTCGCCGCTGGTCTTGAGTTCCGTACGGCTGAAATCCATGTTGGCGTTCAGCCGGTCCCATTCCGACATCGGAATGCCGCCGCTCAAACCCGCCGCCAAGGTGTTGGTGGTGTAATTGGCGATGTTGGCATTGTCGGCGTCGATACTGCGGTAACTGACGTGGAAGCCTGCACCGATGCCATCCAGGGTGAAATAGGGGTCGTAAAGATTGACCCGATAGATGGTCGACACCTGACTGTTGTTGAATTCGAAGCTGACCTGCTTGCCGGTGCCGAGGAAATTGGTCTGGGACACGCTGGCGTTGAAGATCAGCCCCTGCACCTGGGAGAAGCCGATGCCGGCGCTGAGGTTGCCGGAAGGCTGTTCGGTCACTGAGAAATTGAGGTCGATCAGATCCTCCGCCCCCGGCACCTGCGGAGTTTCGACGTTGACCTCCTTGAAGTAGCCCAGGCGCTGGATACGCTGCTTGGACTGTTCGATCTTGGTGGACTGGGCCAGGGCCGCTTCCATCTGGCGCATCTCCCGCCGCACCACCTCGTCCTGGGTGCGGGAATTGCCCTTGATGTGGATCCTGCGTACGTAGACCCGACGACCGGGGTCGACGAAGAAGGTCAGCTTGACGGTCTTTTTGGCCTCGTCGATTTCCGGCACCATGTTGACGTTGGCGAACAGGTAGCCCTCGTCCCCGAGGCGTTTGGTGATGGCGTCGATGGATTCAGTCGCCGCCTTGCGGGAAAACACCTCCCCCGGCCCCAGCTTGAGCAGTGCGGTCAGTTCGTGGGGCGGGACGATCAACTTGCCGGTCAGACGCACCGATTCGAGGCGGTAGACATCGCCTTCCCTGACGTTGATGGTGATATAGATGTCGCGCTTGTCCGGAGTGATGGCCACCTGGGTGGATTCGATCTCGAACTTGAGATAGCCACGGTCCATGTAGAAGGAGCGCAGGCGTTCCAGGTCGGCGGCCAGCTTCTGTTTGGAATACTGGTCGTTCTTGGTGTAGAAGGACAGCCAGCCGGTGGTGCCGAGCTCGAATTGGTCGAGCAAGGTGTCGTCGTCAAAGGCACGGTTGCCGACGATGTTGATGCGCTTGATCTTGGCGACCTTGCCCTCGGCGATCTTGATCAGGATCGCCACCCGGTTGTGGGTGATCGGAGTCACCTCGGTCTTGATCTTGACGCCGTACTTGCCGTGGCTGAAATACTGACGCCGGAGCTCGCTTTCGATCTTTTCCAGCAGGCGGCGGTTGAAGATCCGCCCCTCGGCCAGGCCGACGCTTTCCAGCGCCTTGGTCAAATCCTCGGTCTTGATGTCCTGGTTGCCGACGATCTTGATCGCGGCGATGGAAGGCCGCTCCACCACCTCGATCACCAGCACGTTGCCCTCGCGCGCCAGACGCACGTCCTTGAAGAAACCGGTCTTGAACAAGGCCCGGATCGCGGCGGCGGCCTTCTTCTCGTCGAGGGTCTCGCCCGGCTTGACCGGCAGGTAGTTGAAGACGGTGCCGGCCGCGACCCGCTGCAGGCCCCGGATACGGACGTCCTCCACCACGAAAGGCTCCCACGCCAGCAGGCTGCCGGCCCAAAACCAGACCAGCCAGCCGAATGTGCGCAGGCGCTTCATACCGGAAACGCGACAGGATGAGAGGTTATCGCTGGACTTCCTGTTCCAGCTGCTCGAGGCTGATGTGGCGGACATCCTTGCCCTTGACGTAGTAGATGAGGTATTCGCAGATGTTGCAACTGCGATCGCCGATGCGCTCCAGGGAGCGCGCCGACCACATGATGTCGAGGGCGATGGGGATGTTGCGGGCGTCCTCCATCATGTAGGTGATCTGTTGGCGGACGATGGTTTCGTATTCTTGGTCGACGACCTTGTCTTCCTCCACCACCTTCAGCGCCAGATCCACGTCCATGCGGGCGAAAGCGTCGAGGGCGTCGTGCAGCATGGAACGGACCTGCCGGGCCAGCTGCTCCAATTCGCCGAGCTGGTTCTTGCGCGGCTGGCGGGTACCGAGATCGAGCGCCTGCCGGGCAATGCCGCGAGCCTCGTCACCGATGCGTTCAAGATCGGCGATCATCTTGATGACCGCCAGCACGAGGCGCAGATCGCGGGCGGCAGGCTGGCGCCGCGCCAGGATCTCGGTGCATTTTTCGTCGATCTCCACCTCCATGGCGTTGACCTTGTAATCGTTGGCGATCACCTCCTCGGCCAGGGCCACGTCGTTCTCCAACAGAGACCTGACCGCGTCGGCCACCTGGGATTCCACCATACCCCCCATGACCAGAACCCGGTGGCGCAGACTTTCCAATTCCTGCTCGAACTGCTTGGAGATATGCTGGTGCACCTGTTCCCCTGCCATATGTTTTCCCTGCCCGCGGACAAATAGGCGCCCATTGTATGCTGTTCGAAGGGGATTCTCAATCGACGTTCAGGCGCCTGAGCAGCGCTTCCGCCTGCTTCCGCTCGGGGAAAGCGGGATGGCGCTCGAGCAGACGTTTCAGTTCCAGCTTCGCCTCGTGCGTGCGGCCGGCCGCGGCCAGGGCCTCGGCCCAATGCAGCCGGATGGTCGGAAGGTGTGGCGCCTTCACCGCCGCCTCTTGCAGGATCGGCAGCGCTTCGTCGACGCGCCCCTGGCGTAGATAGACCCAGCCCACCGTGTCCAGGATCTCCGGCCGATCCTGAGCGATCGTCTGCAGGCGGCGGGCGCTTTCCAGCGCTTTGGGATCTCCGCTCTGTTGATACAGCCAGGTCAGATTGTTGCGCGCCACCACGTTCTTCGGGCTGGCGGCCAGCACTTTCTCATAGGCTGCGATCGCCGCCTGCAGCCGGCCGTCGGCCTGCTCCGCCAGTGCCAAGCGCAGCCAGGCACCGGTATCGTCCGGATGTTTGGCGAGCCAGTCCTGCAGGAAGCGGCGCGCCTCATCGGCCTTACCCAGCTGGCGTTTCAGGAAGAAAAGTTGCTGCGCCGTCAGCGGCCCGGGCTGACGCTGGTGGGCTGCTTCCAGAGCTTTCAGAGCTGTTCCGTAGTCCTTTTGCGCCAAGGCCACCTGCCCGGCCCAGAAATGGCCTTCGGCCCGCTCTGGGAAGCGGGATTGCAATTCCTTGGCTGCAGCCAGCGCCTCATCGTAACGTTTCTGTTCGAGCAGCAACCGCAACCGGGCCACTACCGCCGGGATGAAATCCGGCTTGGCTTGCAGGGCCCGTTCCCAGGCGGCCAGGGCCGCCTCGGGCGCATCGTTCCTTTGTTCGGCGACCCCAAGCCAGTACAGGGCCATCGCATTGTCGGAGCGCTTCGCCACCAACCGGCGCAGGGTTGCGGCGGCGCTGGCGGGCTGCCCCGCCGCCAGCTGCCCCTGAGCGGTCAGCAACAGCGCCAGCGGATGATCGGGGTGTTTCTCCAGCACCGGCCGCAACACGCCGACCGCCTCGAGCCCCTGGTTACGAGACAGGTGATAACGGGCCAGCATCACCGCCGGCTCCGGCCGCTGCGGGGCGCTATCGTGGGCCTTCTCCAGATAATCCCGCATCGCTTCGAGATCCTTGCGGGCCTCGGCGACCTGAGCCAGCCCGATCAGAGCCGTGACGTGCTTTGGATGACGCTGGAGGATCGCCCGGTAAAAGGATTCGGCTTCGTCGAGCTCGCCCTGGGAAAGCTTCAGCCGAGCCAGATTCAACCGCGCGGTGACATAATCTGGGAAACGCGCGAGCGCCTCGCGCCACTGGCGCTCGG comes from Methylomarinovum tepidoasis and encodes:
- the rnhB gene encoding ribonuclease HII, with the protein product MDHRAGVDEVGRGCLAGAVFAAAVILDPARPVAGLTDSKKLTAKRREALAGDIETRALAWCVARAEPSEIDRLNILQASLLAMRRAVAGLALRPAAVQVDGRHAPDLPMPVETVIGGDASVPEIAAASILAKVARDREMQLLDRLVPGYGIAVHKGYPTAAHRQALRNLGPSPWHRRSFRPVKETLRD
- the fabZ gene encoding 3-hydroxyacyl-ACP dehydratase FabZ — translated: MDIHKIMSYLPHRYPFLLVDRVIECEPGKRLVAIKNVSYNEPFFQGHFPGEPIMPGVLIMEALAQATGLLASESAPDILAGKNFIYYLVGLDKARFKRPVVPGDQLQLQVEYLRHKRNIWAFACRAEVDGEFVASAEIMCAAAEAEH
- a CDS encoding OmpH family outer membrane protein; this encodes MRRIWIGGLTALLLSVSSLAQAAEIKIGFVNVARVLQQAPQAEAAKKRLEKEFAPRDKRLVAMQKELKKLEEKMSRDAAVMSDAERRKLEREILSKQRELKRAQEEFREDFNLRRNEELGKLQRQVFEAIKSLAKEEGYDLLLTDGVVYASDRVDVTDKVQRRLAKMK
- the bamA gene encoding outer membrane protein assembly factor BamA, with the translated sequence MKRLRTFGWLVWFWAGSLLAWEPFVVEDVRIRGLQRVAAGTVFNYLPVKPGETLDEKKAAAAIRALFKTGFFKDVRLAREGNVLVIEVVERPSIAAIKIVGNQDIKTEDLTKALESVGLAEGRIFNRRLLEKIESELRRQYFSHGKYGVKIKTEVTPITHNRVAILIKIAEGKVAKIKRINIVGNRAFDDDTLLDQFELGTTGWLSFYTKNDQYSKQKLAADLERLRSFYMDRGYLKFEIESTQVAITPDKRDIYITINVREGDVYRLESVRLTGKLIVPPHELTALLKLGPGEVFSRKAATESIDAITKRLGDEGYLFANVNMVPEIDEAKKTVKLTFFVDPGRRVYVRRIHIKGNSRTQDEVVRREMRQMEAALAQSTKIEQSKQRIQRLGYFKEVNVETPQVPGAEDLIDLNFSVTEQPSGNLSAGIGFSQVQGLIFNASVSQTNFLGTGKQVSFEFNNSQVSTIYRVNLYDPYFTLDGIGAGFHVSYRSIDADNANIANYTTNTLAAGLSGGIPMSEWDRLNANMDFSRTELKTSGDTSDEILDFIEQHGETYGVMTLGMTWVHDTRDKAVFPTRGGRHSLSLLGSLPFVDLEYYKIRARGRYFFPWTRDLIFSLHGDFAYGDGYGGTDELPFFEHFFAGGVKSVRGFRQNTLGPRDSNNNPFGGNVKLVGGAELFFPVPFLSEEFSSAFRMGVFFDAGNVFKDSLKPGDLRYSAGISAQWLSPFGPLEVSLAQPLNAKSQDDEQVFQFSFGAGF
- the phoU gene encoding phosphate signaling complex protein PhoU yields the protein MAGEQVHQHISKQFEQELESLRHRVLVMGGMVESQVADAVRSLLENDVALAEEVIANDYKVNAMEVEIDEKCTEILARRQPAARDLRLVLAVIKMIADLERIGDEARGIARQALDLGTRQPRKNQLGELEQLARQVRSMLHDALDAFARMDVDLALKVVEEDKVVDQEYETIVRQQITYMMEDARNIPIALDIMWSARSLERIGDRSCNICEYLIYYVKGKDVRHISLEQLEQEVQR